DNA sequence from the Bombus huntii isolate Logan2020A chromosome 7, iyBomHunt1.1, whole genome shotgun sequence genome:
AACAAAACAAGTGATTTAAAAGAATGGTGAAGATATAACTATACTTTCctttatatctttttactGATTCAtatcaaattaataaatactttGATCGTTACATTTAGTCTGTTTTGCAATAGAAATTGCAGCCTAATAATGGGTAACGCTGGCAGTAATCAACCAGTTGGCCATCATCACACTAGCAGCACAAATAGAGAACACCGCCATACTAAAGAATATCCTCCACCTTCACCAGGGAAGGAAGGCCAAGCTTTTGTTTTTGATAAGAAACCAAGTCAAAAATTAGTTTTCCAATCATCTCATGAGGAGGAAGAACCTTATTTTGCTAAGGTATTTTTCGTAATTCattatgttaaatacattaattgCAAATTCACAGAAAGatctatttaaaaagtttTGTCATCCTTTTTACCAACAGACTAATACACATCAAGATGGAGAAGACTTTAGTTCTCAACGTCCACGCTCTAATACAGTATCTGAAGGAACCAAAGTAGCAGATAGCAAAGTTTTACCAACGGTGTTTAAATGGGAAGGAGGTGGTAAACAGGTTTATATCAGTGGAACTTTTACTGGATGGAAAACATTACCAATGGTTAAGAGTCATGGTGATTTTGTAACAATTATTGATTTGCCTGAGGGAGAAcatcaatataaattttttgttGATGGTGAATGGAGACACGATCCAGATAtagtaagaaataattttaaacgatattaaaatatccaTTCATTTGTACAtgctttaataaaaatattttattgatagAAAATTGTTGATAATGGAATGGGTTCCAAGAATAATTTGGTATCTGTAAGAAAATCTGATTTTGAAGTTTTTCAAGCACTTGCAAAAGATAGCGAGGGTGTTACTAGTAGTGCTCAGACTGAGTACGGGCAAGAAATTCCTCCTAATAAGCCCTGGGAGAAAGTAGCTGGTCCACCAATATTGCCACCTCATTTGCTTCAAGTTATTCTCAATAAAGATACTCCCTTATCTGTAAGTttacaaaaatgtattaacAAGCATTTTAATTTGTTACAAAATGTATTATTAGTTTTACCAATACTAATTTCAGTGTGAACCAACACTTCTGCCAGAACCAAATCATGTTATGTTAAATCATCTATATGCTTTAAGCATTAAGGATAGCGTAATGGTTCTATCGGCGACGCATCGTTATCgtaaaaaatatgttacaaCCTTATTATACAAACCAATTTAAGATCCTTCGGTCATTCCCTAAGATATTGGCAATTGTTAGTTACATCGAATCATGGTATATTTTGTAGGTAAGATGAAATATCGGtgtataaaacaaatatttggaaattgaCAAACATAGAGTTTCTTGTATTTGAAATgttaaataatgtaattattatttattaaaatgaaatattttccattagaTATCTTGCATATAATAA
Encoded proteins:
- the LOC126867529 gene encoding 5'-AMP-activated protein kinase subunit beta-1: MGNAGSNQPVGHHHTSSTNREHRHTKEYPPPSPGKEGQAFVFDKKPSQKLVFQSSHEEEEPYFAKTNTHQDGEDFSSQRPRSNTVSEGTKVADSKVLPTVFKWEGGGKQVYISGTFTGWKTLPMVKSHGDFVTIIDLPEGEHQYKFFVDGEWRHDPDIKIVDNGMGSKNNLVSVRKSDFEVFQALAKDSEGVTSSAQTEYGQEIPPNKPWEKVAGPPILPPHLLQVILNKDTPLSCEPTLLPEPNHVMLNHLYALSIKDSVMVLSATHRYRKKYVTTLLYKPI